In Entomomonas moraniae, one DNA window encodes the following:
- a CDS encoding KdsC family phosphatase, whose amino-acid sequence MNDFNARAKKIKLAVFDVDGVMTDGRLYFLPDGTEFKTFNVLDGLGIKMLMKMGIETAIITGRSSLIVENRAKSLGIQHYFHGREDKLTALNELLAKTAYDYEQVAYLGDDLPDLAAIRQVGIGMATANANDFVKKHALAVTQARGGKGAVREFCELILSARGQLDTLQQQYL is encoded by the coding sequence ATGAATGATTTCAATGCACGAGCAAAAAAAATCAAACTGGCTGTTTTTGATGTTGACGGTGTAATGACTGATGGCCGACTTTATTTTCTGCCTGACGGGACAGAGTTTAAAACATTTAATGTACTCGATGGGTTAGGCATTAAAATGTTAATGAAAATGGGGATAGAAACCGCTATCATTACAGGTCGCAGTAGCCTTATTGTAGAAAACCGCGCCAAAAGCTTAGGCATACAGCACTATTTTCATGGGCGCGAAGACAAACTAACGGCACTAAATGAACTATTAGCCAAAACCGCTTATGATTATGAACAAGTGGCCTACTTAGGTGATGACTTACCCGACCTAGCAGCCATTAGACAAGTAGGTATTGGCATGGCAACTGCTAATGCTAACGACTTTGTAAAAAAGCATGCATTGGCTGTTACACAGGCAAGAGGCGGCAAAGGGGCAGTTCGTGAATTTTGTGAACTGATATTATCTGCACGAGGGCAATTAGATACCCTCCAACAACAGTATTTATAA
- the cptA gene encoding phosphoethanolamine transferase CptA gives MSKAFFQHKFFQKNGIGLIWSFLFFWYFSGVVQGLIYFSGTTGFAGLRSSIFLSFLWLIPILLFPRYTKLLAAIIGIILWAASLASLGYFMLYGQEFSQSVIFIMFESNTAEAGEYLTQYFSYTLVFVFIVYSIGAYLLWRKITPVYLPNHLTRWVVSILIFVSIFGYPYANRMIKKEEPFAVATEKVLGRMEPVTPWTLVVGYYQYKKQLDNMEALLTHNAALPPLKNLKDENADKPRTIVLVIGESTSRLHMSLYGYGRETNPMLKQLQKTDPGLVVFNDVVASRPYTIEMLQQALTFGDQHNPDAYLTTPSVMNLMKQAGYKTFWITNQQTMTKRNTMLTTFSQMADQQEYLNNNRSQNSEQHDEVVFEPFEKALKDPALKKFIIIHLLGTHMNYKYRYPDNFRKFRGADPIMPSDLDKKEIAFYNSYDNAVLYNDYVVATLIKTFKDTDPYGFLVYLSDHGEEVYGDKDHEVIGRNEAAPTKGMYTVPFMVWNSPAWQAGHPRDLKRLVDRPYSSAHLIHTLSDLAGLTYDEYIPARSLVSPQYENETRWIGNPKVKLQSFDALFGKQKETQAK, from the coding sequence GTGAGTAAAGCTTTTTTTCAGCATAAGTTTTTTCAGAAAAATGGAATAGGACTTATTTGGTCCTTTTTATTTTTTTGGTATTTTTCTGGAGTTGTACAAGGTCTTATTTATTTCTCTGGTACAACTGGGTTCGCAGGGCTTAGATCAAGCATCTTTTTAAGCTTTTTATGGCTAATTCCCATTTTGCTCTTTCCTCGATACACGAAGTTATTAGCAGCTATAATTGGTATTATTTTATGGGCTGCGTCTTTAGCGAGCTTGGGCTATTTTATGCTTTATGGTCAAGAGTTTTCGCAAAGTGTTATCTTTATTATGTTCGAGTCAAATACGGCTGAAGCCGGGGAGTATCTGACACAATATTTTAGTTATACGCTCGTATTTGTTTTTATTGTCTATAGCATTGGTGCTTATTTATTATGGCGTAAAATAACGCCTGTTTATTTACCTAATCATCTCACGCGTTGGGTTGTGAGTATTCTTATTTTTGTGAGTATATTTGGCTATCCATATGCTAATCGGATGATAAAAAAAGAAGAACCTTTTGCAGTTGCCACTGAGAAAGTGCTTGGCCGTATGGAGCCTGTGACACCATGGACATTGGTTGTTGGCTATTATCAATATAAAAAGCAACTTGATAATATGGAAGCGTTATTAACTCATAATGCAGCGTTACCCCCTCTTAAGAATTTAAAGGATGAAAATGCAGATAAGCCTCGCACCATAGTATTGGTGATTGGTGAGTCTACTTCGCGTTTGCATATGAGTTTATATGGTTATGGGCGTGAAACTAACCCCATGCTTAAGCAATTGCAAAAGACAGACCCTGGATTAGTCGTATTTAATGATGTAGTGGCCTCTCGCCCTTATACCATTGAGATGTTACAGCAAGCTTTAACCTTTGGTGATCAGCATAACCCTGATGCTTATTTAACAACGCCATCGGTCATGAATTTAATGAAACAAGCGGGTTATAAAACCTTCTGGATTACGAATCAGCAAACGATGACTAAGCGCAATACCATGTTGACGACATTTTCTCAAATGGCGGATCAACAGGAATATTTAAATAATAACCGTAGTCAAAATTCTGAGCAGCATGACGAGGTGGTATTTGAACCTTTTGAAAAAGCATTAAAAGATCCCGCCCTTAAAAAGTTTATTATAATTCATCTGCTAGGTACACATATGAATTATAAGTACCGTTACCCTGATAACTTTAGAAAGTTTAGAGGGGCTGATCCTATTATGCCGAGTGATTTAGATAAGAAAGAAATTGCATTTTATAATAGTTATGATAATGCCGTGCTTTATAACGACTATGTGGTAGCGACATTAATTAAAACTTTTAAAGATACGGATCCTTACGGCTTTTTGGTTTACCTCTCTGACCATGGCGAAGAGGTTTATGGTGATAAAGATCATGAGGTGATCGGGCGTAATGAGGCAGCACCCACTAAGGGGATGTATACTGTTCCCTTTATGGTCTGGAACTCACCAGCATGGCAGGCTGGGCATCCTCGTGATTTAAAGAGGTTAGTAGATCGCCCTTACAGTAGCGCTCATTTAATTCATACGTTGTCTGACTTAGCAGGGCTTACTTACGATGAGTATATTCCTGCACGTAGCTTGGTCAGCCCTCAATATGAGAATGAAACACGGTGGATTGGTAATCCTAAAGTGAAGTTACAATCATTTGATGCGTTGTTTGGTAAACAAAAAGAAACACAAGCCAAGTAA
- the lptA gene encoding lipopolysaccharide transport periplasmic protein LptA, with product MRIKPLIALAIFAVGTYNTTAYALPSDSQQPIHIQADKADLDNNKGVLVYRGNVIITQGTMKVMGHTVTIVRNKDGGVDVMTSQGSPAYFEQIPSANEPMIKAYGSMIQYQTANKKIVLEGNAKVIQKNNTFNGSRMVYDTEKGTISAVGGTKTTTGSTSKGGRINMVLEPEKKKQ from the coding sequence ATGCGAATTAAACCACTTATTGCATTAGCTATATTCGCCGTAGGTACCTACAACACTACTGCTTATGCATTACCTAGCGATAGCCAACAACCTATTCACATCCAAGCGGATAAAGCAGACCTTGACAACAACAAAGGCGTGCTGGTTTACCGTGGCAATGTCATTATCACCCAAGGAACCATGAAAGTAATGGGACACACGGTGACGATTGTTCGTAATAAAGACGGTGGGGTTGACGTCATGACCTCTCAAGGAAGCCCTGCTTATTTTGAACAAATTCCTTCTGCTAATGAGCCGATGATCAAGGCCTATGGCAGTATGATACAATACCAGACCGCCAATAAAAAAATTGTTCTTGAAGGCAATGCCAAAGTCATTCAGAAAAACAATACCTTCAATGGTAGTCGTATGGTCTATGATACAGAAAAAGGCACAATTTCAGCCGTAGGTGGTACTAAAACAACCACCGGTTCAACGAGTAAGGGTGGACGTATTAACATGGTCTTAGAACCTGAAAAGAAGAAGCAATAA
- a CDS encoding ATP-binding cassette domain-containing protein: MSQKSSYAVELQNASFKRGSRYIFKDIDMTIEHGKITAIMGPSGCGKTTLLNLISGQLLPCQGKVMIDGRNIPDLSRNQLFDLRKEMGVLFQSGALFTDMNVFENVAFPLRIHTDLPEAMIRDIVLMKLQAVGLRGAAALMPDELSGGMKRRVALARAIAMDPQVLLYDEPFAGQDPIAMGVLVRLIKLLNDALGITSIIVSHDIDETCSIADYIYVVGNAQVLGHGTPDELKKMDDPRVLQFIRGEPDGPIHFQFPAGDYKEALLGER, from the coding sequence GTGTCGCAAAAAAGTAGCTATGCTGTTGAACTACAAAATGCGTCGTTTAAGCGTGGTAGTCGTTATATCTTTAAAGACATTGATATGACGATTGAGCACGGTAAGATAACGGCAATCATGGGGCCGTCGGGTTGTGGTAAAACGACACTGTTGAATTTAATCAGTGGTCAATTGTTGCCCTGTCAAGGCAAAGTGATGATAGATGGCCGTAATATTCCTGATTTAAGTCGTAACCAGTTGTTTGATTTACGCAAAGAGATGGGTGTGTTGTTTCAAAGTGGTGCCTTATTCACGGATATGAATGTGTTTGAGAATGTGGCTTTCCCTTTGCGTATTCATACGGATTTGCCTGAAGCCATGATCCGCGATATTGTGCTGATGAAACTACAAGCGGTTGGTTTACGTGGCGCGGCTGCTTTAATGCCTGATGAGTTATCAGGGGGGATGAAGCGTCGTGTTGCTTTAGCACGAGCAATTGCAATGGACCCCCAAGTTCTTTTATACGATGAACCTTTTGCAGGGCAAGACCCTATTGCAATGGGTGTGTTAGTGCGTTTAATTAAACTGTTAAATGATGCACTGGGCATTACGAGTATTATCGTTTCTCATGATATTGATGAAACCTGTAGTATTGCCGATTATATTTATGTGGTGGGTAATGCGCAAGTATTAGGTCATGGTACGCCTGATGAATTGAAAAAAATGGATGATCCAAGGGTTCTGCAATTTATAAGAGGCGAACCCGATGGCCCTATTCATTTTCAATTCCCTGCAGGTGATTATAAAGAAGCTTTACTGGGGGAACGTTGA
- the lptC gene encoding LPS export ABC transporter periplasmic protein LptC, whose protein sequence is MSKSLLYKLGILLLLIMVVAVFEYFDDDTLKIDSKYKKDATIDYFADDLDVTQYKTDGSVDYNITSDKLTHVQEKDISYLVKPKALLYKNQTSPWQITSNKGEVGPKGDTIVLINDVKGIQADEKGGVNSFEIGQQANDTDPVKYGKVNVYANKKYAESNDYVIFNAPDGQTSGNGVKAHMDTNQIEILSNVKTKINRGQNAN, encoded by the coding sequence ATGAGTAAAAGTCTCCTTTACAAACTAGGCATCTTACTGCTACTGATTATGGTAGTGGCTGTCTTTGAGTATTTTGATGATGATACATTGAAAATAGACAGCAAATATAAAAAGGATGCCACCATCGACTACTTTGCAGATGATCTGGATGTTACCCAATATAAAACCGATGGTTCTGTTGATTACAACATTACTTCCGATAAATTAACGCATGTACAAGAAAAAGACATTAGTTACCTAGTAAAACCTAAAGCATTATTGTACAAAAACCAGACCAGTCCTTGGCAAATCACCAGTAACAAAGGTGAAGTTGGCCCAAAAGGCGACACAATTGTGCTTATTAACGATGTTAAAGGCATACAAGCCGATGAAAAAGGTGGCGTGAACAGTTTTGAAATAGGCCAACAAGCCAATGACACGGACCCAGTTAAATATGGCAAAGTCAATGTTTATGCTAATAAAAAATATGCTGAATCAAACGATTATGTTATTTTCAATGCCCCTGATGGACAGACTTCAGGCAATGGTGTAAAAGCCCACATGGATACAAATCAAATAGAAATTTTGTCAAACGTGAAGACAAAAATAAACAGAGGCCAAAATGCGAATTAA
- a CDS encoding KpsF/GutQ family sugar-phosphate isomerase → MQNDTSFIKTAKRTIELELQAIDALKDHIDENFVTACKLILNAQDRIVVLGIGKSGHIGRKIAATLASTGTPAFFVHPAEASHGDMGMITQQDVILAISNSGSTTEIITLLPLIKRLGIKLISMTGNANSALAKAADVNLDISVKEEACPLNLAPTSSTTATLVLGDALAISLLEARGFTAEDFAFSHPGGALGRRLLLKVSDIMHTGDELPKIPAMTPLKQVLLEMSRAGLGIALAVDANNKLLGVFTDGDLRRVLDRASDIRKLTLDQVMTSHSKTAKADMLAAEALKIMDDHKISVLPIVDDQNNLIGVLHIHDLTRAGVI, encoded by the coding sequence ATGCAAAATGATACTAGCTTTATTAAAACTGCTAAGCGTACCATAGAATTAGAACTGCAAGCGATTGATGCACTAAAAGACCATATCGATGAAAACTTTGTAACAGCGTGTAAGCTAATACTCAACGCACAAGACCGTATTGTTGTTTTAGGCATCGGAAAATCAGGCCATATAGGCCGTAAAATTGCAGCTACGCTTGCCAGCACAGGCACACCTGCTTTTTTTGTACACCCTGCTGAGGCGAGCCATGGTGACATGGGGATGATTACCCAGCAAGACGTCATCTTAGCCATTTCCAACTCAGGTTCAACCACTGAAATTATTACTTTATTACCATTAATTAAGCGCTTAGGTATCAAGCTCATCAGTATGACAGGCAATGCTAATTCAGCCTTAGCCAAAGCTGCTGATGTTAACTTAGACATCAGCGTCAAAGAAGAAGCTTGCCCATTAAATCTTGCACCCACCTCTTCTACAACAGCGACTTTAGTGCTTGGTGATGCCCTTGCTATCAGCCTACTTGAAGCGCGTGGCTTTACGGCTGAAGACTTTGCATTCTCACACCCTGGTGGTGCGTTAGGTCGCCGTTTACTACTCAAAGTTTCTGACATCATGCACACAGGTGATGAGCTTCCTAAAATACCCGCCATGACACCTCTCAAACAAGTATTGCTTGAAATGTCTCGTGCAGGATTAGGGATTGCCTTGGCTGTTGATGCAAACAACAAACTACTAGGCGTGTTCACCGATGGTGACTTAAGACGGGTACTTGATCGTGCAAGCGATATCCGTAAGCTAACCCTAGACCAGGTGATGACAAGCCACAGCAAAACAGCAAAAGCTGATATGCTAGCGGCTGAGGCACTTAAAATTATGGATGACCATAAAATAAGTGTACTGCCTATTGTCGACGATCAAAATAACCTCATTGGTGTACTCCATATCCATGACTTAACCCGTGCAGGTGTGATTTAA
- the mlaE gene encoding lipid asymmetry maintenance ABC transporter permease subunit MlaE, whose product MQAQKKVGVLDRIQLLGRSAIDTIASLGDAAIFLVLSLIGRRGPGKHFRLLIKQIYFVGVLSLPIIMVSGLFIGMIMALQGYNILISYASSEAVGQVVALSLLRELGPVVTGLLFAGRAGSALTAEIGNMKASEQLSGLETIGVDPLKYVIAPRLLAGFISMPLLSTIFVVVGIWGGAMVAVDWLGVFDGSYWGNMQSSVRFGYDVLNGFIKGLVFAFVATWIAVYQGYSCEATSVGISKATTKTVVYGSLAILGLDFILTALMFGEI is encoded by the coding sequence ATGCAGGCTCAAAAGAAAGTGGGAGTGTTAGATCGTATCCAATTACTGGGTCGATCTGCCATTGATACCATTGCAAGCCTCGGTGATGCTGCTATTTTTTTAGTGCTTTCTCTGATCGGTCGACGAGGCCCCGGTAAGCATTTTCGGTTATTGATTAAACAAATTTATTTTGTGGGTGTTTTATCGCTACCGATTATTATGGTATCAGGTTTGTTCATCGGGATGATTATGGCTTTACAAGGCTATAATATTCTGATTAGTTATGCCTCTTCTGAAGCTGTAGGGCAAGTAGTGGCATTAAGCCTTTTGCGAGAATTAGGACCTGTGGTGACAGGGCTTTTATTCGCAGGGCGTGCAGGTTCTGCACTGACAGCAGAAATTGGCAATATGAAAGCCTCGGAGCAATTATCGGGCTTAGAGACTATTGGTGTTGACCCTCTAAAATATGTGATTGCTCCACGTTTATTGGCTGGCTTTATTAGTATGCCATTGCTATCCACTATTTTCGTGGTTGTGGGTATCTGGGGTGGGGCGATGGTTGCTGTGGACTGGTTAGGCGTATTTGATGGCTCTTACTGGGGTAATATGCAAAGTAGTGTACGCTTTGGTTATGATGTATTAAATGGCTTTATCAAAGGGTTAGTCTTTGCGTTTGTGGCAACATGGATTGCAGTTTATCAAGGTTATTCTTGTGAGGCTACCTCTGTGGGGATTAGTAAGGCCACAACCAAAACCGTAGTTTATGGCTCCCTTGCCATTTTAGGATTAGATTTTATTTTAACTGCACTTATGTTTGGAGAGATTTAA
- a CDS encoding FAD-binding and (Fe-S)-binding domain-containing protein has translation MTLPTNFLSAIKLLIPENRLFTDPMTTLAYGTDASFYRLVPQLVIRVESEQEVVAVLKEAHKTQVAVTFRAAGTSLSGQASTDSVLVVLGDHWNGKDIRNDGLQIRLQPGVIGAQANKWLLPYGQKIGPDPASIDTCKIGGILANNASGMCCGTAQNSYSTIRDIRVVLADGTVLDTEQADSVEAFKQSHGELLERLAHLGQEVRANTTLADKIRHKYRLKNTTGLSINALVDYDDPIDILKHIMVGSEGILGFISAVTYNTVPEHPYKASAFIVFPDIETCCKAVPILKQQPVSAVELLDRRSLRSVENKPGLPEWVKTLSDNACALLIESRAASASLLSEQLKQIMASIQPFPMEQKIDFTQNPNEYGKLWAIRKGTFPAVGGVRKMGTSVIIEDVTFPIERLAEAANRLIELFEKHHYDEAILFGHALDGNLHFVFTQDFNNPEQVARYSAFMNDVTQLVAVDFGGALKAEHGTGRNMAPFVELEWGADAWQLMWDIKKLFDPKHILSPDVVLSKNKELHLQNLKPLPEADELVDRCMECGFCEPVCPAKDLTLSPRQRIVIWRDIQAKKRAGQNVDQLMEQYQYYGIDTCAATGLCSMRCPLEINTGALVKKLRAEAANHPKMANWLVNHFATGFKGVRFTLAVAAKGQAVLGTPMMENITHGLRKLTGNRLPRWSSAMPKAAKPLRFVPPATDNRPRVVYFTTCVSRMMGPAVRDFDQVPLVEKTKQLLVKAGYQVVLPEWVNSLCCGQPFDSKGYPEQALQKENELIGVLMETTRQGQDPVYIDTSSCSLHLIEAVKKRGVNLNVYDSVDFIHQFLLEKLDFHPLDENIALHITCSSRHLAENQAFIDIVRNCTTKQVVIPEDIYCCGFAGDKGFNTPELNAHSLRHLKEEVKHCKQGVSNSRTCEVGLSEHSGIDYRSIVYLLDSVTKEKKFSVPDTALQSWSLN, from the coding sequence GAGCTGCCGGAACAAGCTTGTCAGGGCAAGCATCAACGGATTCTGTGCTTGTTGTTTTAGGAGATCATTGGAATGGGAAAGACATTCGTAATGATGGTTTACAAATTCGCCTACAACCTGGTGTCATCGGTGCTCAAGCTAATAAATGGTTATTGCCGTATGGGCAAAAAATTGGCCCTGATCCCGCATCGATTGATACCTGTAAAATTGGTGGTATTTTAGCCAATAACGCCAGTGGCATGTGTTGTGGTACAGCGCAAAATAGCTACAGTACGATTCGAGATATTCGGGTGGTATTGGCTGATGGTACCGTGTTAGACACAGAACAAGCAGATAGTGTTGAGGCTTTTAAACAAAGCCATGGAGAGTTACTTGAGAGGTTAGCGCATTTAGGGCAAGAGGTCCGAGCTAATACGACATTAGCTGATAAGATTCGTCATAAGTATCGCTTAAAAAATACCACAGGCTTATCGATTAATGCGCTGGTTGACTATGATGATCCGATTGATATCTTAAAGCATATTATGGTGGGATCGGAAGGAATTTTAGGTTTCATCAGTGCGGTGACTTATAATACAGTACCAGAGCACCCCTATAAAGCCAGTGCTTTCATTGTCTTTCCTGATATTGAAACCTGCTGTAAAGCTGTACCGATTTTAAAGCAACAACCTGTTTCTGCGGTCGAGTTATTAGATCGTCGAAGTCTTCGCTCAGTAGAGAATAAACCCGGCTTGCCAGAGTGGGTTAAAACGTTATCGGATAATGCTTGTGCCTTATTGATTGAGTCTCGTGCGGCGAGTGCTAGTTTGCTGAGTGAGCAGCTTAAGCAAATTATGGCTTCCATCCAACCATTCCCAATGGAACAAAAGATCGATTTCACGCAAAATCCTAATGAGTACGGTAAGTTATGGGCTATTCGTAAAGGTACGTTCCCTGCGGTAGGCGGCGTGCGTAAAATGGGGACTTCTGTCATTATCGAAGATGTTACGTTCCCCATTGAGCGTTTAGCTGAAGCGGCAAATCGTTTAATCGAGCTTTTCGAAAAACACCATTACGATGAAGCTATTTTATTTGGTCATGCATTAGATGGTAATTTACACTTTGTTTTTACTCAAGACTTTAATAATCCAGAGCAAGTGGCACGTTATTCTGCGTTTATGAATGATGTGACTCAGTTAGTTGCGGTTGATTTTGGTGGGGCACTTAAAGCTGAACATGGCACAGGGCGTAATATGGCACCGTTTGTTGAGTTAGAGTGGGGGGCTGATGCATGGCAGCTGATGTGGGATATTAAGAAGCTGTTTGACCCTAAACATATTTTAAGTCCTGATGTGGTGTTGTCAAAAAATAAAGAACTGCATTTACAAAACTTAAAACCTTTACCAGAAGCAGATGAACTGGTTGATCGTTGTATGGAGTGTGGCTTTTGTGAACCTGTTTGCCCTGCGAAGGATTTAACTTTATCACCCCGTCAGCGTATTGTGATTTGGCGCGATATTCAGGCTAAAAAACGGGCAGGGCAGAATGTGGACCAGTTAATGGAGCAGTATCAGTATTATGGCATAGACACTTGTGCCGCCACTGGATTATGCAGTATGCGTTGTCCTTTAGAGATTAATACAGGAGCATTAGTTAAAAAGTTACGAGCTGAAGCAGCCAATCACCCTAAAATGGCTAATTGGTTGGTGAATCATTTTGCTACAGGGTTTAAAGGAGTGCGCTTTACGTTAGCAGTCGCCGCGAAAGGGCAAGCAGTGCTAGGTACGCCGATGATGGAAAATATTACCCATGGTTTACGTAAATTAACCGGTAATCGCCTGCCTCGTTGGTCAAGTGCTATGCCTAAAGCAGCAAAACCTTTACGTTTTGTTCCACCTGCCACTGATAATCGACCACGGGTTGTTTATTTTACAACCTGTGTATCGCGGATGATGGGACCTGCTGTGAGGGATTTTGACCAAGTGCCTTTAGTTGAAAAAACTAAGCAATTACTGGTTAAAGCAGGTTATCAAGTGGTGTTGCCCGAATGGGTTAACTCCTTATGCTGTGGTCAACCCTTTGATTCAAAAGGCTACCCTGAGCAAGCATTGCAAAAAGAGAATGAGTTGATTGGTGTCTTGATGGAAACCACTCGCCAAGGTCAAGACCCTGTGTACATTGATACAAGTTCTTGCAGTTTGCATCTGATTGAGGCGGTTAAAAAGCGCGGTGTGAATTTAAATGTGTATGATTCGGTAGATTTTATACATCAGTTTTTATTGGAGAAACTTGATTTTCATCCCCTTGATGAAAACATCGCGTTGCATATTACTTGCAGTAGCCGCCATTTAGCAGAAAATCAGGCGTTTATTGATATTGTGAGAAACTGTACAACTAAACAAGTGGTCATTCCGGAAGATATCTATTGTTGTGGTTTTGCTGGTGATAAAGGGTTTAATACACCAGAGCTTAACGCCCACTCGTTACGCCATCTCAAAGAAGAGGTTAAACACTGTAAACAAGGGGTTTCAAATAGTCGTACTTGTGAGGTTGGGTTAAGTGAGCACAGTGGTATTGATTACCGTAGTATTGTGTATTTGCTAGACAGTGTTACAAAGGAAAAGAAGTTTAGTGTGCCAGATACTGCTTTACAATCTTGGTCACTCAATTAG
- the lptB gene encoding LPS export ABC transporter ATP-binding protein: MTTLAASNLIKTYNGRKVVNGVSLSIQSGTIVGLLGPNGAGKTTSFYMIVGLIHPEQGMITIDGENITNLPMHGRARAGIGYLPQEASIFRKLTVTENIMAILELRKDLNHAERKKELESLLNEFHITHIRDNTGMSLSGGERRRVEIARSLASNPKFILLDEPFAGVDPISINDIKQIIYHLRDRGIGILITDHNVRETLDICEKAYIVNEGKIIAQGSSDEVLSSQIVKDVYLGQEFRL, from the coding sequence ATGACAACACTCGCAGCAAGTAACCTGATTAAAACCTATAATGGTCGTAAAGTCGTCAACGGTGTAAGTCTTTCTATTCAGAGTGGCACCATTGTTGGATTGCTTGGGCCTAACGGTGCTGGAAAAACCACCAGTTTCTATATGATCGTGGGATTAATTCATCCAGAACAAGGCATGATTACCATTGATGGAGAAAATATCACCAACCTCCCCATGCATGGACGTGCCCGTGCAGGGATTGGCTATTTACCTCAAGAAGCCTCTATCTTTCGTAAGCTTACCGTGACTGAAAATATTATGGCAATCTTAGAACTACGAAAAGATCTAAACCATGCTGAGCGTAAAAAAGAACTTGAAAGCTTACTCAATGAGTTTCATATTACCCATATTCGAGACAATACAGGGATGAGCTTATCAGGTGGTGAGCGCCGTCGTGTAGAAATTGCCCGTTCATTGGCGAGTAACCCTAAATTTATTCTGCTAGATGAGCCCTTTGCCGGTGTAGATCCCATCTCAATTAACGATATTAAACAAATCATCTACCACTTACGCGACCGTGGAATTGGCATTCTGATCACAGACCATAACGTGCGAGAAACCCTCGATATTTGTGAGAAGGCATACATCGTTAATGAAGGAAAAATCATCGCTCAAGGCTCTTCTGATGAAGTGTTAAGCAGCCAAATCGTAAAAGATGTTTATCTCGGACAAGAATTTCGTCTTTAA
- the mlaD gene encoding outer membrane lipid asymmetry maintenance protein MlaD, which produces MNNRALEITVGLFVLAGILAFALLAFKVSGLTLGQNNSGTYKVTAYFDSVEGLKVRSRISFAGVTIGKVTSIAIDPEKYQAKVTMEISDTANYLPADSTALIYTAGLLGEKYIGFSLGGDEEVLKNGSVIKDTQSSLVLEDLINKFVMGSDDSGKDIAKQLGTLNDTLKELINKKPSVVN; this is translated from the coding sequence ATGAATAACCGTGCCCTTGAAATTACCGTAGGTCTTTTTGTATTGGCCGGTATTTTGGCATTCGCTTTATTGGCGTTTAAGGTGAGTGGTCTAACGTTAGGACAAAACAATTCGGGAACCTATAAAGTAACCGCTTATTTTGATAGTGTTGAGGGTTTAAAAGTACGTTCACGGATTTCTTTTGCTGGTGTTACCATTGGTAAAGTGACCAGTATTGCGATTGACCCTGAAAAGTATCAAGCTAAAGTTACCATGGAAATCAGTGATACTGCTAATTATCTACCTGCTGATTCGACAGCCTTGATATATACTGCTGGCTTATTAGGTGAAAAATATATTGGCTTTAGCTTAGGTGGTGATGAAGAAGTATTGAAGAACGGCTCTGTGATTAAAGATACTCAATCATCATTGGTGCTAGAAGATTTAATTAATAAGTTTGTTATGGGTTCTGATGACTCAGGCAAGGATATTGCGAAGCAGTTAGGCACTCTCAATGATACGTTAAAAGAGTTGATTAATAAAAAACCAAGTGTTGTCAATTAA